The nucleotide sequence gtaaaagaggaggaagcaaatgcaggcaatcagaaatggtttattgaaaacttgtccagaatgtaggcaatggtgatagaaggtctacggtggcgtgagaagtgctggatggtgaagtcggtggtgaaggtgaagacggtcaatggatgaaaccaggaacagaccggaacactcacacgaagacgacaacacgaacataatccagaacacgaacacgggagacggtaatccaactgtATGGCTGaaacatgaatgaggatctgacaacagacagagagatgggtgagtatttatagctgagtggagatgaggatcagctggagcgagacaatcaacatacaggtgacaacaattaaccaaacgagcacatggagactacgagagtacaaatacaaacacaaaacatgacacggaggaaacaatggatttcctaccgtgacacatTCAGCTCAACTCCAAGGACAGTATCACTTCCCATTCATCTTACATCTGCTTTTGTAAATAAAACCATTACCTGCCATCTCTGGTCTCCGACACTTCTGTCCTGTAACATAGTGTAAGTTAAAGCTATAAGagtaaaatcaataaatacactCAATTCATCCATAAAATTCAAAACACCTGATTTCATGTTGCACATATCATGTTGACATTCATATTTTCTCTAATCAATGAATTTTAATTGTGAACATAATTTGAATAGTTATACTCTGCATCTACATTTCCTTTaactcagtggttttcaacctgtggtcttTGACATGGTCCCCTAGTGGGTCGCGGTGGCATTGAAGTTGGGCCgccaattacttttaaaataaataataatattgttaatatatgtaaaaatgtctaagtcaaaacataacatcatttcatatatataattaagtaacaaaaaaatactaaaattgttAGTATTATAATAAACCACAAATTTatctatttttgctgcatatgctacaaaACAACAGATTCAAATGTGCATAAATGGCTTTCAGTGTGTTCCCTTctgactgcttgctccgctgactgtctacccgctgccgagctctgcTTGGATcttttcccgttttgctgagtGCCGCCAgtccgagttattttctgttaattaatCGAAATCGccataaaataatgatttgagCGATTTCTAAAGCACTTTATAGCACCATTTTCCGCGTccctgacctcccgcagtatgctatccgatccaatcagaatgcaacgTACCTAGCgcaagaacagaacagactgggcaaaTGCCTATGTAACTCCAGGTTCGCgctcatgcattattttaatgtactttcgcGTTACAATAACTCGCTGTTGCTTCTGCACCGCTCACACATATGTAAACCTgtttaatgtataacaaatctattttaacacctgaggcaccgctacaattaatgagctctatgaacaatgcatgggaaaaaaagtccctggacacaggatttatttatttatattgtttgctTTAAGTCTATAAATTTTGTTACACCCTTATTATAGTGAGTATTTTTACTTATGTCTGTtttagagacgttacaactttttgatatagctctaattggttttcttttggaaatatgtttcaaactcatcctgaatgcatttagcatatgtgtgtgtgccaaaacagttaacaatctagcttctgagtaaattattaacttaaaagtggggtcagttaattttttgcagtgggccgtgcaaacatatgtgtttggttgtgtcggccgtgagttgaaaaaggttgggaaccactgctttaactTAATTTCTTTCTTCACTCCACAGTTTCAGCTTCATGCCTCATCTTCTCTTATGCTCTCACTTTCCTTTCTTCCATCTCTGACTTGAAATTTCTATCTGCACACCTACGTTTTATGAATGTCAATTCTACATgacaatagataaataaattaataaaaataaacctggCAATGTTTACTGCATTTGGCTAACTGATACTTATCACAGAACTTACTTTTTATTGCCCTTCTTTGGTTTGGATTGCTTCTAttgtcatttgtaagtcgctttgtaaGTGTCTGCTACATGCCTATGTACATGAAAATCATCAGTGAATGTTAGTTTATTAAGGGATGTGAATTAGTAAAGTTTCAAAGTGGCCCACTTTATCTAGCACCAAAGTATGCCAGCAATATTTACCCTACAAGAAAAACTAACAAATTTAACAAATCCTTTGTGCTTTAATTCATGTTAATAAATATCACTGtcacaataatatttgtttctttGGCAAGGAACTGTACAAGTTTGAAATAAATATCGGAGTGTCAAAgagtttgcttttatttaatgagTTCTTCTTTGAGATGTGGTCACACCCACATACATTTTACCTGTTAAAACTGAGATGACAGTGGACCATAAAATTGTTGGCAAGAGGGTGGACCATAAAAAGttattacattcacatttattcattttgcaatagctttcctttttctttgttttctttttttgtactgGCACTCTTGAATTTCTGTTCAGATTCTAAATGTACAGTTATCAGTACATAAAAGCCAATGCATAATAATATATGTGACAATAATCTGCAGCAATCATGAGTGTTTCAGCTGCATCATGCTCAAATCTGTTTCAAAGCGAGGTCCGGTCACAGAAGTCACTGGAATGTCAATGTTTATTTGagcatatattttttatgtacataGCCTACACTAGTGTTGAGAAATGGCTTGAGAACCTCCCCTTTGCTTTGTGAAAGGTTTTTGTAGCAAACTCAAAAAGCCAGGATTTGTTTGAACATGCACACTTAGTCAGGATTTAGCTTTCTTGTGAAATGAAACTTAGTCCTTCAGCCTGACTGAAACTTAAGGTAGACTTGTGATTGGACAGTGCTTGTGATCTCACATTGCTTGACCTCATTTAGCAGATATTTAAATGAAAGCAAGACGGTTCGTAAGTCTTCAGTAAGAACCTTCATTAATTGTGTTCATCCTGCTTTGTTATTTTAAAGAGTTTCCAGCAAGAAAATGACCAAGTATATTTTATGGACATTGCTGTTTTTCCATGTGTCAGCACAGCGTTGGACCCTGTTTGGTTAGTAGTTTATACAACtgttttaaaattatgtaatgtCATTTGCATTTGCActttctttataaatattacacaacATGCACGTGTCTACAAATATAAGACTATACTACTACCTCAGGGGCTGGAGCTGAAGTCTACAGGAATGTGGTTCTCCAGGACCGTCATTGGCCATTCCTGGAGAGCTGGAGAGCCTGgatacccttatgaaacaaaaatatattgcagtatattggaaaatatcatgcaatatattaggcatatattcttatatatatttattttttccaatatattgcaatatattgaaagcggcaatcatttgtatattttgcaatatattatataatatatgtatcatcaatatattattaaatgtattcaaatatataaaatattagaaaataaataaagggaaaataatatattacaatatatcacaatatattttaagaaatatattggtaaatatattttcctttcgtaagggtaatCAAACATACCTAAAAAAGCTAATTAATGTCTAAAGGTTTCCTACAGGCAAATCAGTTTTTATAAAGGTTGTACCAAAACTCTGCACAACTGTGGCTCACCAAGACCAACTTTGGCATGTACTATTACCATTAAATCTTGGCAAAGCTGTTTATCTTAAATGTAGCCTTCATTGTTTTGCAGATTGTTAGACATGGACTTTCTGTCCAATGTTTATGAACCCTCTAAATAAACAAGCGTATTTTTCGCAAACAGATGAAGAGTCAAAGCCTAAACGTGAGAGCAGAGTCCGATTGGTGGGGAATTTGCCTTCTTCTGGTCGTGTGGAGGTCTACCATGATGGACAGTGGGGTACAGTTTGTGATGACGGATGGGAACTGGCTGAAGCACAAGTGGTGTGTCGTCAACTGGGCTTTCCTGGAGCGATATCATTTACACCTGGAGGAAAATATGGAGAAGGTATAAATGCAGAATTAAAAGagaatttaaatgttatatttaaaagtgcTGTGATAATAAAAGTAGCATATTTGACATGTGTTCTGTTATACTTTTTAGGCTCTGGTCCAATCTGGCTGGATGACATGAACTGTAAAGGCTCGGAGAGCTCATTGTCTGAATGCAGCTTCAAAGGTTGGGGTGTTACTGACTGCTCACATAAAGAGGACGCAGGAGTGGTCTGTGAGACTGGTAAGACATCTACTGGATCATGCTGAAATTACAATGCTTGCTTGTGGGAATAGATTTAGGCCCTGTAATTCTCTATTGCCTAATTGTCTTttcttatattattaattttgtctTGGTTTTGTTCAGATGTTTTATTACTACAACATTAATTCTATGAATGCAAGCATAGTCAAATATtcagtgtcatttaaaaaagcatatttattcatTGAAAAATTTATGAGTGTTGCACTCCATATCTGTGGCAAAGTGCAGAAACTAAAATGGTCCCAGATGTCACCCACTAGGCTACACAACATCTATCCGCCGCTAGGGATCgctgttaaacatttaatttccgaccagttttaaacattttaaaggggtcatatgatgttgctaaaaagtacattattttgtgtatttggtgtataatgtgtttatgtggtttaagatcTAAAACCTTCtgaaacacatattttttttttacaaagctcatcgttctgaaaagcgaggtgtgctctgattggccagatatccagtgcattgtgattggccaaatgactCAAGCGTGTTATGGAAATTTTACGCCCTATACTTTGATGCTGTGTCCCAGTCAGAAAACCGTcacacaaaagacaaaaacaataaaacccattaacaacaagccatttgttgcatcacttacctccatgtcattccaaaccgtaAAAGTTTTGTTTccattatcctcatttgtaagtcactttggataaaagtgtctgctaaatgaataaatgtaaatgttatgtaatgcattactttccataaagaGTAACCAGGTAACACTGATTACAACAAGGGTGTTTCTATGAAAAACAACATTTCCACTGGGAGTTTAATCTATTTTACTACCTTTTCTTTGCAGGTACAAACATAACCAGCAATCGTCAGTTCTTTCTGGATAACAGCCTGGGTTTATCTGATGATCTTGGTCTTCTGTTTGATAGTGGAGATGTTTGTGATTTCAGAATTAATGTACAAGACACCAGTGAGAAGGAAGAACTGACATTTTGTGTGCACAGAATGATCCTCATGATTTATCCAGAGCTAAACATAACAAATAATTCCAGAAACCTCACAGTTGATGTCAGCCAGACTTGCCATCCTCATGTCTCTGCTTTTCTCAGGTAACTTTCTGAAGACCGCTTCTTTATTTTATTCCTCTCAGTTGAACAATGGCTATCATCAGCAGTCCAGTCAAAATAGTTTTCTTAAGTAGATATCCAATTGCTCTGCTCTTATGCTAAGAGGGAAAAGTGTCCACTGTCTGTGTGACAGACAAAGGAACATAAGTTTAAAAGACTATATACAGTTTAACCTAGGTGGAGCTGAGCTTTAGCTGATATGGGTTTGCATCCAGTGGTTTGAAATGCATTTGTTCACTCAATCTCTATTTCTTGCTGTTTGTTGGGCAAGCTGAAATGGAAGCCTCCGATACCAAAGAAACTAAGAAATAAAAAGCTGTAATGTGGTTAGTTTTGTGAAACTTGCACTCAGTGCCCTTAGCAGTTTGCCATGCATCTCTTAGTAATGAGGTGTATAGGTGCCTAGGGTAGTATGCAGttagacaatgttttttttatgtagtgtATTCAAGCctttaaattgattattttaagttattgtaGCCACCAGTTACAACCACAAATTACATTATTTCCTGAGAAAGATTCAACGGTATCTGTTTTTGCTTAGGTATTTGTACACACGGCAGATTGATGTTTCCATCATGTCAGCTCAATGTCTGCATCAGCTGGCGTACATCTTTGGAGTTAAGAAGCTTATGGAGGATGTCGGCCGGGCCTTCACTTCACTCCTTCCTGAAGACAACACTTTCCATACACAGGTATCCATGTACGAGTACGGTGTTCGCACAGGTGACCTTGTTCTTCAAGACAACGTCCTTCAGTATCTTTCCTGGAACTGTGAGTTCCTCATAAGCTCTCCAGTGTGGAGCACCATCTCGTTTCACATGATGGATGCTCTTCTGCAGCGCTCAGACCTGATTGTGAAGGATGAAGCTTTTCTTCTTGAAGCTCTGGAGACATGGGTCAAAGACAAAGGTGATGAGATTAGTTCAGATCAACAGGCAAGTCTCCTGAATCACATCCGTTTCCTCTTGATCCCAGTGGATAAACTCTATGAAATGCAGTTTTCCTCAAGCGCTCTCCGTCAGAATCATGAGAAACTCTACCTAACTGGTCTGCTCAGAGGTTTTCAGTTCAACGCTCTGCCTTTCTCTAAGATCAGGAATCAAATGGATAACATGAGTAGTGAGTATCTACCCAGAATCTACACTGGAGATGAGTGGAGTGTATTTATCAATGACACAACCGTCAATTACCCATACCATCAGTACTACTACAGCCAAAATAACAGAACACAAACATTCTCCACTCCAGCACACCCCAGTGCTCTTTACAGAGAAAAAAATGTCCAGTGGCAAGCCCATGTGTTTCTTAGTGCTCAGGAATGCTCTAACTATGGTATTTCATGTTATTCTTTTCCTGTTGCAAGGTTTCTCGCAAATGGTAATCAGTACATGTACACTAGCACCATTCGCTACAGCAATAGGTTCATTCTCAGCTGTAAGAATGAAAACAACGTCTTTCATGTTCAAGATTTCAAAAACGACATGGCAGTGGTTCCAAATAACGGCAGTATGGGTCTGCCAAACCCCTGTCCTGATGACTACAGTTTCAGATTTGTAGTACGTCCAGAGTATATCTGAATGAAAGCTGTTAATATCATCGCATTTTCTACCAGTGATAAAGTTTAGGTCTGCTTATACAGttcaatcaaatt is from Carassius auratus strain Wakin chromosome 28, ASM336829v1, whole genome shotgun sequence and encodes:
- the LOC113047552 gene encoding galectin-3-binding protein A-like — its product is MTKYILWTLLFFHVSAQRWTLFDEESKPKRESRVRLVGNLPSSGRVEVYHDGQWGTVCDDGWELAEAQVVCRQLGFPGAISFTPGGKYGEGSGPIWLDDMNCKGSESSLSECSFKGWGVTDCSHKEDAGVVCETGTNITSNRQFFLDNSLGLSDDLGLLFDSGDVCDFRINVQDTSEKEELTFCVHRMILMIYPELNITNNSRNLTVDVSQTCHPHVSAFLRYLYTRQIDVSIMSAQCLHQLAYIFGVKKLMEDVGRAFTSLLPEDNTFHTQVSMYEYGVRTGDLVLQDNVLQYLSWNCEFLISSPVWSTISFHMMDALLQRSDLIVKDEAFLLEALETWVKDKGDEISSDQQASLLNHIRFLLIPVDKLYEMQFSSSALRQNHEKLYLTGLLRGFQFNALPFSKIRNQMDNMSSEYLPRIYTGDEWSVFINDTTVNYPYHQYYYSQNNRTQTFSTPAHPSALYREKNVQWQAHVFLSAQECSNYGISCYSFPVARFLANGNQYMYTSTIRYSNRFILSCKNENNVFHVQDFKNDMAVVPNNGSMGLPNPCPDDYSFRFVVRPEYI